A genomic stretch from Microplitis mediator isolate UGA2020A chromosome 10, iyMicMedi2.1, whole genome shotgun sequence includes:
- the LOC130676127 gene encoding bis(5'-adenosyl)-triphosphatase enpp4-like isoform X1, whose translation MNTLIMKYLISIICLLLNIENVLMVSSFPKLLIVSYDAFRYDYFNRNITPFMKELKEEGTDVDYMMNAFVTRTLPNHHTMATGFYIETHGVLENRMFNKNGTILKNQSDVWHYNNNILPIWTINEKNGSGRHSGSMMWPGGEFDFGGIIPKFSTPLNVTTSWESRFDTLLSWFLHPKTPINLGILYIEEPDFHAHAYGTEHPVVNGLLKKLDNYTYYIYNKLKDNNLTDVNVIHLSDHGMTEVNISRIINISQIIDLSDCEYLPTANTIFIIPHPGKEEILYDKLNSAANETSKFRVYRKEEIPERFHYGNNERMTPIFVVAENGYAFEFLRDSFDYYQKTFNITIDDKSLFGIHGYDNEDKNMHPMFFARGPAFKSHCKLEPFHNVDLFPLFCNILNLECPPTNGTVNSFKKCLKSFSDNDEQKKSYSMLVPVLVALSVVGTISMLIGLYLRLKRRKEEVLYRRILDDAKMEHLWDEHQDLENMWH comes from the exons ATGAATACTTTAATCATGAAGTATTTGATAtcaataatttgtttattattaaatattgaaaatgttTTGATGGTTTCATCATTTCCAAAATTGCTTATCGTATCTTACGATGCATTCAG atatgATTATTTCAATCGTAATATAACTCCATTTAtgaaagaattaaaagaaGAAGGAACAGACGTTGATTATATGATGAATGCATTTGTTACAAGAACTCTTCCTAATCATCACACCATGGCAACTGGTTTTTATATTGAAACACATGGTGTTTTGGAGAATCgtatgtttaataaaaacgggacaatattaaaaaatcaatcagatgtttggcattataataataatatacttcCCATTtgg acaatcaatgaaaaaaatggtaGTGGACGACACAGTGGATCTATGATGTGGCCTGGCGGTGAATTTGATTTCGGTGgaataattccaaaattttctaCG CCGTTAAATGTAACAACAAGTTGGGAATCAAGATTTGATACATTACTATCATGGTTTCTTCATCCAAAAACACCAATAAATTTaggaattttatatattgaagAACCAGATTTTCATGCTCATGCTTATGGTACTGAACATCCTGTAGTTAAcggattattaaaaaaattagataacTATACGTACTATATATACAACAAACTAAAAGATAACAATTTGACTGATGTTAATGTGATTCATTTGAGTGATCATGGAATGACGGAAGTTAATATATcaagaattataaatatttcacaaattattgatttatctgACTGTGAATATTTACCTACGGCGaatactatatttattataccacatccag GTAAAGAAGAAATActttatgataaattaaattcagcaGCTAATGAAACATCGAAATTTCGGGTTTATCGTAAAGAAGAAATTCCGGAAAGATTTCATTACGGTAATAATGAACGAATGACACCAATATTTGTTGTTGCTGAAAATGGATATGCATTTGAATTTCTACGTGATTCATTtgattattatcaaaaaacttttaatattacaa TTGATGATAAATCGTTATTTGGAATACATGGTTACGATaatgaagacaaaaatatGCATCCAATGTTTTTTGCTCGAGGGCCAGCATTTAAATCTCACTGTAAATTGGAGCCATTTCATAATGTTGATTTATTTCCCCTATtctgtaatattttaaatttagagtGTCCACCAACAAATGGTACCgtgaattcatttaaaaagtgCCTAAAATCATTTTCTGATAACGATGAgcaaaaaaaatcttactctATGC ttGTACCAGTTTTGGTAGCTCTATCTGTGGTTGGTACCATTAGTATGTTGATAGGTCtgtatttgaggttgaaaaggCGAAAGGAAGAAGTTCTATATCG AAGAATACTTGATGATGCTAAAATGGAGCACTTGTGGGATGAGCATCAAGATTTAGAAAATATGTGGCATTAA
- the LOC130676127 gene encoding bis(5'-adenosyl)-triphosphatase enpp4-like isoform X2 — MNTLIMKYLISIICLLLNIENVLMVSSFPKLLIVSYDAFRYDYFNRNITPFMKELKEEGTDVDYMMNAFVTRTLPNHHTMATGFYIETHGVLENRMFNKNGTILKNQSDVWHYNNNILPIWTINEKNGSGRHSGSMMWPGGEFDFGGIIPKFSTPLNVTTSWESRFDTLLSWFLHPKTPINLGILYIEEPDFHAHAYGTEHPVVNGLLKKLDNYTYYIYNKLKDNNLTDVNVIHLSDHGMTEVNISRIINISQIIDLSDCEYLPTANTIFIIPHPGKEEILYDKLNSAANETSKFRVYRKEEIPERFHYGNNERMTPIFVVAENGYAFEFLRDSFDYYQKTFNITIDDKSLFGIHGYDNEDKNMHPMFFARGPAFKSHCKLEPFHNVDLFPLFCNILNLECPPTNGTVNSFKKCLKSFSDNDEQKKSYSMLVPVLVALSVVGTISMLIGLYLRLKRRKEEVLYRKDYYR, encoded by the exons ATGAATACTTTAATCATGAAGTATTTGATAtcaataatttgtttattattaaatattgaaaatgttTTGATGGTTTCATCATTTCCAAAATTGCTTATCGTATCTTACGATGCATTCAG atatgATTATTTCAATCGTAATATAACTCCATTTAtgaaagaattaaaagaaGAAGGAACAGACGTTGATTATATGATGAATGCATTTGTTACAAGAACTCTTCCTAATCATCACACCATGGCAACTGGTTTTTATATTGAAACACATGGTGTTTTGGAGAATCgtatgtttaataaaaacgggacaatattaaaaaatcaatcagatgtttggcattataataataatatacttcCCATTtgg acaatcaatgaaaaaaatggtaGTGGACGACACAGTGGATCTATGATGTGGCCTGGCGGTGAATTTGATTTCGGTGgaataattccaaaattttctaCG CCGTTAAATGTAACAACAAGTTGGGAATCAAGATTTGATACATTACTATCATGGTTTCTTCATCCAAAAACACCAATAAATTTaggaattttatatattgaagAACCAGATTTTCATGCTCATGCTTATGGTACTGAACATCCTGTAGTTAAcggattattaaaaaaattagataacTATACGTACTATATATACAACAAACTAAAAGATAACAATTTGACTGATGTTAATGTGATTCATTTGAGTGATCATGGAATGACGGAAGTTAATATATcaagaattataaatatttcacaaattattgatttatctgACTGTGAATATTTACCTACGGCGaatactatatttattataccacatccag GTAAAGAAGAAATActttatgataaattaaattcagcaGCTAATGAAACATCGAAATTTCGGGTTTATCGTAAAGAAGAAATTCCGGAAAGATTTCATTACGGTAATAATGAACGAATGACACCAATATTTGTTGTTGCTGAAAATGGATATGCATTTGAATTTCTACGTGATTCATTtgattattatcaaaaaacttttaatattacaa TTGATGATAAATCGTTATTTGGAATACATGGTTACGATaatgaagacaaaaatatGCATCCAATGTTTTTTGCTCGAGGGCCAGCATTTAAATCTCACTGTAAATTGGAGCCATTTCATAATGTTGATTTATTTCCCCTATtctgtaatattttaaatttagagtGTCCACCAACAAATGGTACCgtgaattcatttaaaaagtgCCTAAAATCATTTTCTGATAACGATGAgcaaaaaaaatcttactctATGC ttGTACCAGTTTTGGTAGCTCTATCTGTGGTTGGTACCATTAGTATGTTGATAGGTCtgtatttgaggttgaaaaggCGAAAGGAAGAAGTTCTATATCG gaAAGACTATTATCGATAA
- the LOC130676128 gene encoding KICSTOR subunit 2-like: MDHEEEFLSTFFTLITQLCFEKAKESVEKERESCRSTQMGPWGMLLMHLPQIVVAERSYADLGFLHTKNKGFLRKDNSLKTIYEVLKGDLKRVEEMTRGTNVIGATVADVSSQLCQFITARIQLIEFYEKMYHSSIGNKAMKYHELLQVIEGIVETHSLSCSHLALTAIKAALTLECEILLQLTSAQVEVQNWRFLSSLMALYGAQARMSAWEKTLQSKESWKLGFGATFLKANQQPALYQWLVKLRSAILAKCSLYFHTTLSQQASPGEMRNIMSKQNIDYYHKIQSFQRKWDFLAVLIIFDARDAENSGAGYRHPDRETESFEEFPIVVGCPSVFLQKPSVHWDNIRQGIKERHSELVNMDKIIYIKSAKNLHTNSCSFALTNIDPKMTLIVAYESGKQKDKDTHIVTFMTDLSTQLRCNKIYESLKLSK, from the exons ATGGATCATGAAGAAGAATTTTTAAGTACATTTTTTACTCTGATTACGCAACTGTGTTTTGAAAAAGCTAAAGAATCTGTG gaAAAAGAACGTGAATCATGTCGTTCAACACAAATGGGACCATGGGGTATGTTATTGATGCATTTACCACAAATAGTTGTTGCCGAACGTTCTTACGCAGACTTAGGATTTTTACatacgaaaaataaaggaTTTCTTCGTAAAGAT aattctttaaaaacaatttacgaAGTACTGAAAGGGGATTTAAAACGAGTTGAAGAAATGACAAGAGGTACCAATGTAATAGGCGCTACAGTAGCTGAtgtttctagtcaactttgtCAATTTATAACTGCTAGAATTCAATTAATTGAATT ttatgaAAAAATGTATCACTCGAGTATTGGTAATAAGGCAATGAAATATCATGAATTACTGCAAGTTATTGAAGGAATTGTTGAAACACATTCATTATCATGTTCTCACTTGGCACTGACTGCTATCAAAGCTGCTTTAAC TTTAGAATGTGAAATATTACTTCAATTAACGAGTGCACAAGTTGAAGTACAAAACTGGcgatttttatcatcattgaTGGCACTTTATGGTGCTCAAGCGCGAATGTCTGCATGGGAAAAGACATTACAAAGTAAAGaa tcttGGAAACTTGGATTTGGAGCAACATTTCTTAAAGCAAATCAACAACCTGCGTTATATCAATGGCTTGTTAAATTACGTAGTGCTATATTGGCTAAATgttctttatattttcatacaaCACTAAGTCAACAAGCCAGTCCAGGAGAAATGAGGAATATTAtgagtaaacaaaatattgattactatcataa aaTACAGAGTTTCCAAAGAAAATGGGATTTCTTGGcagttttaataatatttgacGCTCGAGATGCTGAAAATTCAGGTGCGGGATATCGACATCCAGACAGAGAAACTGAATCATTTGAAGAATTTCCTATTGTTGTCGGTTGTCCAAGT GTTTTTTTGCAAAAACCATCAGTACACTGGGATAATATTAGGCAAGGAATAAAAGAACGTCATAGTGAGCTTGTTAATatggataaaataatttatattaaaagtgcaaaaaatttacatacaaATTCATGTTCTTTCGCATTAACAAATATTGATCCTAAGATGACATTAATTGTTGCATATGAAAGTGGGAAACAAAAAGATAAAGATACTCATATAGTTACTTTTATGACTGATTTATCAACACAACTTCggtgtaataaaatttatgagagtttaaaattatctaaataa
- the LOC130676125 gene encoding WD repeat-containing protein 3, translating into MGLTKQYLRFVPTGNLNIITSPKCNVVFVVLEGQEGRFVAAGACEHVIIWDLRLGEKAQVLTGEKSDVTQLATSPNNRHIAVGYADGTIKTYDLRSGENISIFVGHKSEITTLAYDDLGHRLASGSKDTDIIIWDVVAETGVSRLSGHKGIVTKVSFMKENNILISSSKDTFVKFWDLDTDHNFLTLVGHRSEVWGFTLVKNDKYLITGCNDYELRVWKIFYVENNDDDDNTLNIGSLNINKDETNDLNYPLRCEKIGSILRAGHGRIVSLTTDITNKIIACHGTKNKVELFYMISDDEVRKKINKRLNKEKNKALKAGKDDSNISLEASSTLHDEVRRLAVINAPSKVKSIDLVMGRGDELRVCVGLDNNALKLYSLSINEERKLTKKKEERDDITCIRSIEHHGHRTDIRAICFSSDNLAFATASGDSIKLWNRPSLTCLRTVECGYALALTFVPGDRHLIVGMKDGKILIVDIASGDMIESFQAHEQELWSIVLFPNMKGVASGSADKTVKFWDFELIEDQKTNCKVLGLIHTKTLNLEEGVLCVKISPNSRFIAVSLLDSTVKIFYLDTFKFFLSLYGHKLPVLCMDISSDSSLIATGSADRNIKIWGMDFGDCHKSLFAHDDSVMGLCFVPKTHYLFTCSKDGKLKEWDADNYQKIITLQGHSGEAWCCAVSPNGVFVASCGADKVIRLYEKSSEPLVLEDEAEEERERLENELATGETTAVPGQKQQLLPSRKTVNSEKAAELILECLDVIKAYNEELEGVKPPNAAPPLPLLMQHFNCKTTDEYLLETFKRIRASDMEETLLLLPYADACQILEYLPKLLKSEYQTELLVRLALSLIQAHHEPIVANSQMLPILEEVRDLAMEKITKLRDTVGYNLHGMSFLQRALEEKEGVTLFRDATKKRKNRVRNRRNKEQALKRALLTL; encoded by the exons atggGTTTAACAAAACAGTATTTACGTTTCGTTCCTactggaaatttaaatattataacaaGTCCAAAATGTAACGTTGTTTTTGTGGTATTGGAAGGACAAGAAGGACGATTTGTTGCTGCTGGAGCATGTGAACATGTAATTATTTGGGATTTAAGACTTGGAGAAAAG gcTCAAGTTTTAACTGGAGAAAAGTCTGATGTTACTCAGTTAGCAACTTCACCAAATAATCGTCATATAGCCGTTGGTTATGCTGATGGTACGATTAAAACTTATGATTTACGTTCAGGAGAAAATATAAGTATTTTTGTTGGACATAAATCGGAAATTACCACGTTAGCTTATGATGATCTGGGCCATCGTTTGGCCTCTGGAtctaaa GACACGGATATTATTATTTGGGATGTCGTTGCCGAAACTGGAGTCAGTCGTTTATCAGGACACAAAGGAATAGTTACAAAAGTATCATTTATGAAAGAAAATAACATATTGATAAGTTCATCTAAAGATAcatttgttaaattttggGATCTTGATACAGATCACAATTTTCTTACCCTTGTAGGACACAGATCAGAAGTATGGGGTTTTACTTTagttaaaaatgacaaatatCTTATAACTGGATGTAATGACTATGAATTACGCGtttggaaaatattttacgttGAAAATAATGACGATGATGATAATACATTAAATATAGGCTCGCTAAACATCAACAAAGATGAAACAAATGATTTGAATTATCCATTGAGATGTGAAAAAATCGGTAGTATTTTACGAGCTGGACATGGTCGTATAGTTTCATTAACTACTGATattacaaacaaaataattgcTTGTCATGgtactaaaaataaagttgaattattttacatgATTTCTGATGATgaagtcagaaaaaaaataaataaacgactaaataaagaaaaaaacaaagctCTGAAAGCTGGCAAAGATGACAGTAATATTTCTTTAGAGGCATCGTCAACTCTTCATGATGAAGTTAGAAGACTTGCAGTTATAAATGCTCCTAGTAAAGTTAAATCGATAGACTTAGTAATGGGTCGTGGTGATGAACTTCGTGTGTGTGTTGGACTTGATAATAATGCTTTGAAATTGTACTCGCTGTCTATAAATGAAGAAAGAAAACTTACGAAAAAGAAAGAAGAAAGAGACGATATCACTTGCATTCGGTCTATTGAGCACCACGGACATCGCACAGATATTCGGGCTATTTGCTTCAGTTCAGATAACTTGGCTTTTGCTACTGCTAGTGGTGATTCCATTAAATTGTGGAATAG ACCATCGTTGACATGCTTAAGAACGGTTGAATGTGGATATGCTTTGGCTCTAACATTTGTACCCGGTGACAGACATCTGATTGTTGGAATGAAAGATGGTAAAATACTGATTGTTGATATTGCGTCAGGTGATATGATTGAATCATTTCAAGCACATGAACAAGAGTTATGGAGTATTGTTCTATTTCCCAATATG AAAGGAGTTGCCAGCGGCAGTGCCGATAAAACTGTTAAATTTTGGGATTTTGAACTGATAGAagatcaaaaaacaaattgcaAAGTATTGGGGTTAATTCATACAAAGACACTAAACTTGGAAGAAGGTGTTTTGTGTGTGAAAATAAGTCCAAATAGTAGATTTATAGCAGTTTCACTTCTTGATTCcactgttaaaattttttatttagacaCTTTTAag tttTTCCTGTCTTTGTACGGTCATAAATTACCAGTACTTTGTATGGACATTTCCAGCGACTCATCACTTATTGCTACGGGATCTGCTGacagaaatattaaaatttgggGCATGGACTTTGGTGACTGTCATAAGTCATTATTTGCTCATGATGATTCAGTAATGGGTCTTTGTTTTGTTCCAAAgactcattatttatttacatgtaGTAAAGATGGAAAACTCAAAGAGTGGGATGCAgataattaccaaaaaatcATCACACTTcaa gGACATTCTGGTGAGGCTTGGTGCTGTGCTGTATCACCAAATGGTGTCTTCGTAGCATCCTGCGGTGCTGATAAAGTTATAAGATTATATGAAAAGTCATCAGAACCATTAGTATTAGAAGATGAAGCTGAAGAAGAACGTGAGAGACTAGAAAATGAATTAGCTACAGGTGAAACTACAGCAGTACCAGGACAAAAGCAACAATTATTACCCTCACGTAAGACAGTCAATAGTGAAAAAGCG gcgGAATTAATTCTTGAATGTTTGGATGTTATAAAAGCATATAACGAAGAATTAGAAGGTGTGAAACCTCCAAATGCAGCACCACCATTACCATTGTTAATGCAACATTTCAATTGTAAAACTACTGATGAATATTTGTTGGAGACATTTAAACGAATCAGAGCAAG tgacatGGAAGAAACGCTATTACTTTTACCGTATGCTGATGCATGCCAAATACTTGAATATCTTCCGAAATTGTTGAAAAGTGAATATCAAACTGAACTATTGGTTCGATTAGCCTTGAGTTTAATTCAAGCTCATCATGAACCAATAGTAGCAAATTCACAAATGTTACCAATTTTAGAAGAAGTTAGGGATTTGGCTATGGAAAAGATAACTAAGCTAAGA gATACTGTTGGATACAATCTTCATGGTATGTCATTTTTACAACGTGCATTAGAAGAAAAGGAAGGAGTTACATTATTCCGGGATGCTacgaaaaagagaaaaaatagaGTTAGAAATCGTAGAAATAAAGAACAAGCATTGAAGCGCGCTTTACtaacattataa
- the LOC130676130 gene encoding uncharacterized protein LOC130676130 isoform X1 encodes MDKTLPFHLQKSILDHIKNPIILLKFERVHKIWYNIIHHRISQSDQWREICLKYIPSNLICTIMTRSFPRLSIANFKEISNSNIWYCTFRSYKRWLLKWKFQISHETIDNFSKKLFQREEITCTAIWDKYFAVGTTKAFVHLFNIDDLSEPFLTINNEQYLLQITFWCPSKNSEELILVTRSSEKKIQFWNSSNGTNIPTDHDYKAKFFCVGTMNNFFGEYHDVITEYKRTSENVTSKRNIHLNTTADDVFFVLFSQEEKLLKLLLDSLSIYLYEIKVPSDDEESLQIMHRRKSIISNIIYPRNNFYYNLLSLGNKQITKFFLRKNRLYYLAEDIAVLVSENNQSILIHEESKKWKEYNPFEKFTGIITSAVLHGKTFIFGFHTGEVQIYALKNIEQLKLSQLNPDSSIKHQFMKNEPIISLNITETQNKLYIFASTRFKTHIITFF; translated from the exons ATGGATAAGACGTTACCTTTTCATttacaaaaatcaatattagatcatattaaaaatccgattattcttttaaaattcgaaagagttcataaaatttggtataatATTATTCACCATCGTATTTCACAGTCTGACCAATGGCGggaaatttgtttaaaatatattccaTCAAATTTAATATGTACTATTATGACAAGATCATTTCCAAGACTTTCGATTGCAAATTTCAAAGAAATTTCGAACAGTAACATTTGGTATTGTACATTTCGCTCTTACAAAAGATGGTTGCTAAAATGGAAGTTTCAAATTAGTCACGAAACGATTGATAATTTCtctaaaaaactttttcaacgAGAAGAAATAACTTGCACTGCTATTTGGG aTAAGTATTTTGCTGTGGGAACTACCAAAGCTTTTGTACATTTGTTTAACATCGATGATTTGAGCGAACCATttcttacaattaataatgaaCAATATTTATTGCAAATTACATTTTGGTGTCCTAGTaaga ATTCTGAGGAATTAATTTTGGTTACAAGatcttcagaaaaaaaaatccaattttGGAATTCATCGAATGGAACAAATATTCCAACTGATCATGATTATAAagcgaaatttttttg TGTGGGtacaatgaataatttttttggtgaaTATCATGATGTTATCACTGAATATAAAAGAACTTCAGAAAACGTAACTTCCAAAagaaatattcatttaaatactACAGCTGatgatgttttttttgtattgtttTCCCAAGAAGAAAAA ctattgaaattattattagattcATTGAGTATTTACTTGTATGAGATAAAAGTTCCATCTGATGATGAAGAATCCCTACAAATAATGCATAGAAGAAAATCGATTATATCAAACATCATTTATCccagaaataacttttattataatttactcAGTCTAGGAAACAAAcaaattacgaaattttttttaagaaaaaatagacTTTATTATTTAGCTGAAGATATAGCAGTTTTAGTTTcag aaaataatcaaagtattttaattcatgAAGAATCCAAAAAATGGAAAGAATATAatccttttgaaaaatttactggAATAATAACATCAGCAGTTTTGCATGGAAAAACTTTCATCTTCGGCTTCCATACGG gtGAAGTACAAATATATGCTTTGAAAAACATCGAACAGTTGAAATTATCTCAACTAAATCCAGATTCGTCAATAAAACATCAATTCATGAAAAACGAACcaattatttctttaaatattactGAAACTCAAAacaaactttatatttttgcaTCAACAAGATTTAAAACtcatattatcacttttttttag
- the LOC130676130 gene encoding uncharacterized protein LOC130676130 isoform X2: MDKTLPFHLQKSILDHIKNPIILLKFERVHKIWYNIIHHRISQSDQWREICLKYIPSNLICTIMTRSFPRLSIANFKEISNSNIWYCTFRSYKRWLLKWKFQISHETIDNFSKKLFQREEITCTAIWDKYFAVGTTKAFVHLFNIDDLSEPFLTINNEQYLLQITFWCPNSEELILVTRSSEKKIQFWNSSNGTNIPTDHDYKAKFFCVGTMNNFFGEYHDVITEYKRTSENVTSKRNIHLNTTADDVFFVLFSQEEKLLKLLLDSLSIYLYEIKVPSDDEESLQIMHRRKSIISNIIYPRNNFYYNLLSLGNKQITKFFLRKNRLYYLAEDIAVLVSENNQSILIHEESKKWKEYNPFEKFTGIITSAVLHGKTFIFGFHTGEVQIYALKNIEQLKLSQLNPDSSIKHQFMKNEPIISLNITETQNKLYIFASTRFKTHIITFF, translated from the exons ATGGATAAGACGTTACCTTTTCATttacaaaaatcaatattagatcatattaaaaatccgattattcttttaaaattcgaaagagttcataaaatttggtataatATTATTCACCATCGTATTTCACAGTCTGACCAATGGCGggaaatttgtttaaaatatattccaTCAAATTTAATATGTACTATTATGACAAGATCATTTCCAAGACTTTCGATTGCAAATTTCAAAGAAATTTCGAACAGTAACATTTGGTATTGTACATTTCGCTCTTACAAAAGATGGTTGCTAAAATGGAAGTTTCAAATTAGTCACGAAACGATTGATAATTTCtctaaaaaactttttcaacgAGAAGAAATAACTTGCACTGCTATTTGGG aTAAGTATTTTGCTGTGGGAACTACCAAAGCTTTTGTACATTTGTTTAACATCGATGATTTGAGCGAACCATttcttacaattaataatgaaCAATATTTATTGCAAATTACATTTTGGTGTCCTA ATTCTGAGGAATTAATTTTGGTTACAAGatcttcagaaaaaaaaatccaattttGGAATTCATCGAATGGAACAAATATTCCAACTGATCATGATTATAAagcgaaatttttttg TGTGGGtacaatgaataatttttttggtgaaTATCATGATGTTATCACTGAATATAAAAGAACTTCAGAAAACGTAACTTCCAAAagaaatattcatttaaatactACAGCTGatgatgttttttttgtattgtttTCCCAAGAAGAAAAA ctattgaaattattattagattcATTGAGTATTTACTTGTATGAGATAAAAGTTCCATCTGATGATGAAGAATCCCTACAAATAATGCATAGAAGAAAATCGATTATATCAAACATCATTTATCccagaaataacttttattataatttactcAGTCTAGGAAACAAAcaaattacgaaattttttttaagaaaaaatagacTTTATTATTTAGCTGAAGATATAGCAGTTTTAGTTTcag aaaataatcaaagtattttaattcatgAAGAATCCAAAAAATGGAAAGAATATAatccttttgaaaaatttactggAATAATAACATCAGCAGTTTTGCATGGAAAAACTTTCATCTTCGGCTTCCATACGG gtGAAGTACAAATATATGCTTTGAAAAACATCGAACAGTTGAAATTATCTCAACTAAATCCAGATTCGTCAATAAAACATCAATTCATGAAAAACGAACcaattatttctttaaatattactGAAACTCAAAacaaactttatatttttgcaTCAACAAGATTTAAAACtcatattatcacttttttttag